One Methylomonas sp. LL1 DNA window includes the following coding sequences:
- a CDS encoding cation diffusion facilitator family transporter — MGVEQKSLARYGWLSIAAALATIALKSYAYLLTDSVGLLSDALESLINLVAAVIVLIVLSIASRPPDDDHAYGHDKVEYFSSGAEGIMILLAAFSIAYTAWERLMHPEPLQQLDLGIAISVFASMINLIVARILIGVGRSRQSITLEADGKHLMTDVWTTIGILIGIGMIAVANHFEVTLNLAKQLGMNGWEILDPIIAILVALNIVWAGLQLIRRTVSGLMDAALPEDELARIVEVLERFAASEHVTYHALRTRYAGARRFMSVHVLVPGDWSVQRGHDFLESIEQQIMDKFDSIDIDTHLEPIEDLASWKH, encoded by the coding sequence ATGGGTGTTGAACAAAAATCGCTGGCCCGATATGGCTGGCTGTCGATTGCGGCGGCGCTTGCGACCATTGCTCTTAAGAGTTATGCCTACTTGCTGACCGATTCGGTCGGCTTGCTGTCCGATGCGCTGGAATCCTTGATCAATCTGGTGGCGGCTGTGATCGTGCTGATTGTACTGAGTATTGCCTCGCGGCCGCCGGATGACGATCATGCCTACGGCCACGACAAGGTCGAGTATTTTTCCAGTGGCGCCGAAGGCATCATGATTCTGCTGGCGGCCTTTAGCATTGCCTATACCGCCTGGGAAAGGCTGATGCATCCCGAGCCTTTGCAGCAACTGGATCTGGGGATCGCCATTTCGGTTTTTGCTTCCATGATCAATTTAATCGTGGCACGCATTCTGATAGGCGTGGGCCGTAGCCGGCAATCGATTACCTTGGAGGCCGATGGCAAGCATCTGATGACCGATGTCTGGACCACGATAGGGATTTTGATCGGTATCGGCATGATCGCCGTCGCCAATCACTTTGAAGTGACGTTAAACCTGGCTAAGCAGTTGGGTATGAACGGCTGGGAAATTCTTGATCCGATCATCGCTATTTTGGTGGCTTTGAATATTGTTTGGGCCGGCTTGCAATTGATTCGCCGCACCGTGTCTGGATTAATGGACGCAGCCTTGCCGGAGGATGAGTTGGCGCGGATCGTTGAAGTTCTGGAACGCTTTGCCGCTTCCGAGCATGTTACCTATCACGCCTTGCGCACCCGTTATGCCGGCGCCCGGCGATTCATGTCGGTACATGTGCTGGTGCCCGGCGACTGGTCGGTGCAAAGAGGTCATGATTTTCTGGAGTCGATCGAGCAGCAGATCATGGACAAGTTCGACAGTATCGATATCGACACCCATCTCGAACCGATAGAAGACCTGGCTTCCTGGAAGCACTGA
- a CDS encoding Mov34/MPN/PAD-1 family protein — protein sequence MNSPEICLPRKITNQLLHLAQLSPDAEVCGLVGANASGTPVSCYPVANSADHPQTRFLLDAGQQIAAMKQMRDKGESLFAIYHSHPRAPAEPSATDIEQASYPEALHLIISLDTKGVLEMRGFRIIDSSVKELPLRLIENP from the coding sequence ATGAACAGCCCAGAAATTTGTTTACCACGCAAAATCACCAATCAATTGCTGCATTTGGCGCAACTGTCACCCGATGCGGAGGTTTGCGGTTTGGTGGGTGCCAATGCCAGCGGCACGCCGGTCAGTTGTTATCCGGTGGCCAACAGTGCCGACCATCCCCAAACCCGCTTTTTACTGGATGCCGGCCAACAAATCGCGGCGATGAAGCAGATGCGAGACAAAGGCGAAAGCCTGTTCGCGATTTACCACTCGCACCCGCGCGCGCCGGCAGAACCCTCGGCCACCGACATCGAACAAGCCAGTTATCCGGAAGCGCTGCATTTGATCATTTCGTTGGATACCAAGGGTGTACTGGAAATGCGCGGGTTTCGGATCATCGATAGCTCGGTCAAGGAACTCCCGCTCAGACTGATCGAGAATCCCTAA
- the prmC gene encoding peptide chain release factor N(5)-glutamine methyltransferase, translated as MSDSPRQMPDSICGLLSAATEQLAAASESAILDTEVLLCHCLRKNRSFLRTWPDHQPTPEQAKLFWSLIERRRQGMPIAYLTGQREFWSRNFSVGPDVLIPRPDSELLIELSLEYLPAERPCKIIDLGTGSGILAITLAAERPLATVIATDISPAALNMTRRNAEQLNTANVSFLQSHWFDAVVDTDFDLVISNPPYIAENDPHLGQGDVRFEPDTALISAEEGLKDIRLLAEQARRHLKPNGHFLVEHGYNQEARVQAVFKQLNYRRVTTHTDLSGTPRVTSGLWNPV; from the coding sequence ATGTCTGATTCGCCCCGACAAATGCCTGATTCGATATGTGGTTTGTTGTCCGCGGCAACCGAACAACTGGCGGCGGCATCTGAATCGGCGATTCTGGACACGGAAGTATTGCTCTGCCACTGTCTGCGCAAAAACCGCTCATTTCTTAGAACTTGGCCGGATCATCAGCCTACCCCCGAACAAGCCAAGCTTTTTTGGTCCTTAATCGAACGACGCCGGCAAGGCATGCCCATTGCCTACTTGACCGGCCAACGCGAATTTTGGTCGCGCAATTTCAGCGTCGGCCCGGACGTGCTGATCCCACGCCCCGACAGCGAACTATTGATCGAACTGAGTCTGGAATACCTCCCCGCCGAACGGCCCTGTAAAATTATCGACCTGGGTACCGGCTCGGGGATTTTGGCCATCACGCTGGCGGCGGAAAGGCCCTTGGCGACAGTCATCGCCACCGACATCAGCCCAGCGGCATTAAACATGACTAGGCGAAACGCCGAACAACTGAACACCGCCAACGTCAGCTTCCTGCAATCGCACTGGTTCGATGCAGTGGTTGATACCGACTTTGATTTGGTTATCAGCAACCCGCCCTACATTGCCGAGAACGACCCGCATCTAGGCCAGGGCGATGTGCGTTTCGAACCGGATACGGCCTTAATCAGCGCCGAGGAAGGCCTGAAAGATATACGCCTATTGGCCGAACAAGCGCGCCGGCATCTAAAACCCAACGGCCATTTTTTGGTCGAACACGGCTACAATCAGGAAGCTCGGGTCCAAGCCGTATTTAAACAGTTAAACTACCGGCGGGTCACTACCCACACCGACCTATCCGGCACCCCCCGAGTCACTTCAGGATTATGGAACCCCGTATGA
- the prfA gene encoding peptide chain release factor 1 → MKSSIQTKLENLGERFEEITALLSQPEVQSNQNQFRGLSQEYAQIEPLVACYKIYQDNEANLESAREMAKDSDPELREMAKEEIQAAESKREQLVQELQILLLPKDPNDNRNIFLEVRAGTGGDEAAIFSGDLARMYQRYAEKQGWSTEIINENRGEHGGFKEVIMRISGQNVYSQLKFESGTHRVQRVPETESQGRVHTSACTVAIMPEVDAVDEIDINPADLRVDTYRASGAGGQHVNRTESAIRITHIPSGVVVECQDERSQHKNRARAMSVLQARLMSAAQEKQHAEQSESRKLQVGSGDRSERIRTYNYPQGRLTDHRINLTLYKLEEIMEGGLEHVIQPLIHEHQAELLTQLGNV, encoded by the coding sequence ATGAAATCCTCGATACAAACCAAGCTGGAAAACCTCGGCGAACGCTTTGAAGAAATCACCGCCCTGTTATCGCAACCCGAAGTACAAAGCAACCAAAACCAATTCCGCGGCCTGAGCCAGGAATACGCGCAAATCGAACCTCTGGTTGCCTGTTACAAAATCTATCAAGACAACGAAGCCAATCTGGAATCGGCTCGGGAAATGGCCAAGGATAGCGACCCGGAACTGCGGGAAATGGCCAAGGAAGAAATTCAGGCCGCCGAATCAAAACGCGAGCAACTGGTACAAGAACTACAAATCCTGCTGCTGCCCAAGGACCCCAACGATAACCGTAATATATTCCTGGAGGTACGCGCAGGCACGGGCGGCGACGAAGCCGCGATTTTTTCCGGCGATCTGGCCCGTATGTATCAGCGCTACGCGGAAAAACAGGGCTGGAGCACCGAGATCATCAACGAAAATCGCGGCGAACACGGCGGCTTCAAGGAAGTCATCATGCGTATCAGCGGCCAAAATGTCTATTCGCAACTGAAATTCGAATCCGGCACCCACCGCGTGCAACGCGTGCCGGAAACCGAATCGCAGGGCCGCGTGCACACCTCGGCTTGCACGGTGGCCATCATGCCCGAAGTCGATGCCGTCGACGAAATCGACATCAACCCCGCCGACCTGCGGGTCGACACTTACCGCGCTTCCGGCGCCGGCGGCCAGCACGTCAACCGCACCGAATCGGCGATCCGCATTACCCACATTCCGTCGGGGGTGGTGGTGGAATGCCAGGACGAACGTTCTCAGCACAAAAACCGTGCTCGCGCCATGTCGGTACTACAAGCGCGCTTAATGTCAGCAGCCCAGGAAAAACAACACGCCGAGCAATCGGAAAGCCGTAAACTGCAAGTCGGCAGCGGCGACCGCTCCGAGCGTATCCGCACCTACAACTACCCGCAAGGCCGGCTGACCGATCATCGTATCAACCTGACCTTATACAAGCTGGAAGAAATCATGGAAGGCGGCCTGGAACACGTGATTCAGCCGCTGATCCACGAACATCAGGCGGAATTGCTGACCCAACTGGGCAATGTCTGA
- the hemA gene encoding glutamyl-tRNA reductase yields the protein MTLLAVGINYNTAPVAIRERLAFPADILENTLKNLRNVRDISEAAILSTCNRTEFYCKTEGEDQTPLIDWIADTKIIKPAEFTPYLYSYKDSQSIRHMFRVACGLDSMILGEPQILGQMKTAYHAASQAGTLGKNLSKLFQHTFSAAKKVRTDTAIGSSPVSVAFAAVQLAQQIFDKLSEQTALLIGAGETIELTARHLYQHGIGRIIIANRTYDKAHALAMQFNGYAIALSEIPDHLSEADIVVSSTASQLPILGKGRVESAIKKRKHKPMFMVDLAVPRDIEAEVEQLADVYLYTVDDLQNTVNQNMDSRRRAAEQAEEIIDTQVEHFLGWLRSQGAQETIRDFRTQAEITRDEALQKALIQLNSGVSAEEVLQRLAHTLTNKLIHTPCAQLRDAGANERHDLIAASREIFKLR from the coding sequence ATGACACTACTTGCCGTAGGGATAAACTACAACACAGCGCCGGTCGCCATCCGCGAACGCCTGGCGTTCCCAGCGGACATTCTCGAAAACACCCTAAAAAACCTGCGTAACGTCCGAGACATTTCTGAAGCGGCGATCCTATCGACTTGCAACCGCACCGAGTTTTATTGCAAAACCGAAGGCGAAGACCAAACACCCTTGATCGACTGGATTGCGGACACCAAAATCATCAAACCGGCCGAATTCACGCCGTATTTATACAGCTATAAGGATAGCCAATCGATTCGGCATATGTTCCGGGTTGCTTGCGGCCTGGATTCGATGATCCTCGGCGAGCCGCAAATTCTCGGCCAAATGAAAACCGCCTACCACGCTGCCTCGCAGGCCGGCACTCTGGGCAAGAATCTCAGCAAACTGTTCCAGCATACCTTTTCGGCCGCGAAAAAAGTCCGTACCGATACCGCGATCGGTTCCAGCCCGGTTTCGGTGGCGTTTGCCGCCGTGCAACTAGCGCAGCAAATTTTCGACAAACTGTCGGAACAAACCGCATTATTGATAGGCGCCGGCGAAACCATAGAACTGACCGCCCGCCATCTTTATCAGCACGGCATCGGCCGCATCATCATCGCCAACCGCACCTATGACAAAGCTCACGCGCTGGCGATGCAATTTAACGGTTACGCCATCGCCCTGTCCGAAATACCCGATCATTTATCGGAGGCCGACATCGTCGTGTCATCCACCGCCAGTCAACTGCCGATATTGGGTAAGGGCCGCGTGGAAAGCGCCATCAAAAAGCGTAAACACAAACCCATGTTCATGGTCGACTTGGCCGTGCCCCGCGATATTGAAGCCGAAGTGGAGCAATTAGCCGACGTATATTTATACACGGTCGACGATTTACAGAATACTGTCAATCAAAACATGGATTCGCGCCGACGGGCCGCCGAGCAAGCCGAGGAAATCATCGACACTCAGGTCGAACATTTTCTGGGCTGGCTGCGATCGCAAGGCGCGCAGGAAACCATCCGTGATTTCCGGACTCAAGCCGAAATCACCCGCGATGAAGCACTGCAAAAAGCCTTGATACAGCTCAATAGCGGCGTCTCCGCCGAGGAAGTGTTACAACGCCTGGCCCACACCCTGACCAATAAACTGATCCACACACCCTGCGCCCAGCTACGCGACGCCGGCGCCAATGAACGCCACGATTTAATCGCCGCCTCGCGCGAAATTTTCAAATTACGATAA
- a CDS encoding tetratricopeptide repeat protein yields the protein MKKWISVAMLLSLSGCATTPETAQESEAKITPREALAPRVNRNTVIDEEVLYLLMAAELAGQRNQYDLALDAYLQAAKRVDDARIAERAVKIGMFLKDEKRTREALEIWLAKDRQNLPARKFAVLLAIKDSDRDGAVTNLDAIFQDDPAGFEGGMLEILKAMEKEGRARFIYDVLDDLSQLHPDQASLLFLQAVVASVLHDNDLAQQKIGRVLELQPDWNKAIIFQAQLAGRSGDMVKAREYLEKAVKQAPDDRQLRKMLLEVLVNTGAFDDAIKLCQGVLEETPDDGETLFTLALIHLQQNQVDKAENYLEKLLNNSDWEGQASFYLGKIELDQQRPDKALKWFDRAEAKGYGFEADMAAVSLLLNQKQLEEAEARIKKMDGKYPDQHLRVLMMKAELYNQWGRHSEAYDVLTLALKDAPENRDVLYARALIADRLNKLDVLEADLLSILQKNPDDVGALNALGYTLTDKTQRYDEAEKYLLKALQLQPDEAVVIDSYGWLQFKRGNHQLALESLKKAYEKQPENEIAAHIAEVMWVMGRVEEAKEFFRPVFKKFPDDEYLLKFKNRYMPDEL from the coding sequence ATGAAAAAATGGATAAGCGTTGCAATGCTTTTATCTTTGTCGGGTTGCGCAACCACACCGGAAACGGCACAAGAATCCGAAGCTAAAATCACTCCTCGGGAAGCCTTGGCGCCTCGGGTTAACCGTAATACAGTGATTGACGAGGAAGTGCTGTATCTGTTGATGGCGGCGGAATTGGCGGGGCAGCGTAATCAGTACGATTTGGCGCTCGATGCTTATCTACAGGCGGCAAAGCGGGTCGATGATGCGCGGATTGCCGAGCGTGCCGTCAAAATCGGTATGTTTTTGAAAGACGAAAAGCGCACACGGGAGGCGTTAGAAATTTGGTTGGCTAAGGATCGGCAAAATCTGCCGGCCAGAAAGTTTGCGGTGTTGCTGGCCATTAAGGATTCTGACCGTGATGGAGCTGTTACCAATTTGGATGCGATATTCCAGGATGATCCGGCCGGTTTCGAAGGCGGAATGCTGGAGATATTGAAGGCAATGGAAAAAGAAGGGCGGGCTCGGTTTATTTATGATGTATTGGATGATTTGAGTCAGCTGCATCCGGATCAAGCGAGTTTGTTGTTTTTACAGGCGGTAGTTGCTTCCGTGTTGCATGACAACGATCTGGCTCAACAGAAAATCGGTCGGGTACTGGAACTTCAACCGGACTGGAATAAAGCCATTATTTTTCAGGCGCAATTGGCGGGACGATCCGGCGATATGGTCAAGGCCCGAGAATATTTGGAAAAGGCGGTCAAGCAAGCGCCCGATGATAGGCAGTTGAGAAAAATGCTGTTGGAAGTGCTGGTCAATACCGGGGCCTTCGATGATGCAATTAAGCTCTGCCAGGGGGTGCTGGAGGAAACGCCGGATGATGGTGAAACTTTGTTCACTCTGGCTCTGATTCATCTGCAGCAAAATCAAGTGGACAAAGCCGAGAATTATCTTGAGAAGTTGTTGAATAATTCGGACTGGGAAGGCCAGGCCAGTTTTTATCTGGGTAAAATCGAGCTGGATCAGCAACGTCCGGATAAGGCTCTGAAATGGTTCGATCGAGCCGAAGCCAAGGGGTATGGTTTCGAGGCCGATATGGCGGCGGTGTCGTTGTTGTTGAATCAGAAACAACTGGAAGAAGCGGAAGCGCGAATCAAAAAAATGGATGGTAAATATCCTGACCAGCATTTACGCGTTCTAATGATGAAGGCCGAGTTATACAATCAGTGGGGCAGGCATTCGGAGGCTTACGATGTTTTGACTCTGGCTTTGAAGGATGCGCCGGAAAACCGGGATGTGCTGTATGCGCGGGCATTGATCGCGGACCGGTTGAATAAGCTTGATGTATTGGAAGCCGACTTGTTATCGATTCTGCAAAAAAATCCCGATGATGTAGGGGCTTTGAACGCATTGGGCTATACCCTCACCGACAAAACCCAGCGCTATGACGAAGCCGAAAAATATCTGCTGAAAGCCTTGCAATTGCAACCGGATGAGGCGGTCGTTATCGATAGTTATGGTTGGTTGCAGTTTAAACGCGGGAATCATCAGCTGGCTTTGGAATCTTTAAAAAAAGCCTACGAAAAACAGCCGGAAAACGAGATAGCCGCGCATATTGCCGAAGTGATGTGGGTAATGGGCAGGGTCGAAGAGGCGAAAGAATTTTTTAGGCCGGTATTTAAAAAGTTTCCGGATGATGAATATTTGTTGAAGTTTAAAAACCGATATATGCCGGACGAGTTATGA
- the lolB gene encoding lipoprotein insertase outer membrane protein LolB — translation MNWRFAICLMAAVLASGCSLTPEQPMQSYQLAAMRHLQRQKNWSFEGRLALADGKESISMSIVWHHVEDLDDIELVGPLAQGRVKISVAAGQVVVDDGENRNVYQGLADEVFAEQLGIEMPVSALKFWVLGVNDPGRVFDEQPGGFYQAGWLVRYGEMQKVNANMLPKKMTAEKDKARMKLIVDQWDLL, via the coding sequence ATGAATTGGCGGTTCGCTATTTGTCTGATGGCGGCTGTTTTGGCTAGCGGTTGTTCCTTGACGCCGGAGCAGCCAATGCAGTCTTATCAGTTGGCCGCCATGCGGCATTTGCAACGGCAAAAAAATTGGTCATTCGAGGGTAGGCTAGCCTTGGCCGATGGTAAGGAATCGATCTCGATGTCGATTGTTTGGCATCATGTCGAAGACCTGGATGATATCGAACTGGTTGGTCCGCTGGCGCAAGGTAGAGTAAAAATTTCCGTGGCGGCCGGCCAAGTTGTGGTGGATGACGGCGAAAATCGCAATGTGTATCAGGGGCTGGCGGACGAAGTGTTCGCCGAACAATTAGGAATTGAGATGCCGGTCAGTGCATTGAAGTTTTGGGTTTTGGGGGTGAATGATCCAGGACGGGTATTTGACGAGCAACCTGGCGGGTTTTATCAGGCAGGATGGTTGGTTCGCTATGGCGAAATGCAAAAGGTCAATGCCAATATGCTGCCTAAAAAGATGACGGCGGAAAAAGATAAGGCAAGAATGAAATTAATCGTGGATCAATGGGATTTGTTGTGA
- the ispE gene encoding 4-(cytidine 5'-diphospho)-2-C-methyl-D-erythritol kinase has translation MLRITGRRPDGYHLLQTVFQMLDWCDWLTFHAVDDGLISLRNPIPGVPEQDDLTVRAANLLKRHTGCEYGVCIEIEKNLPMGGGLGGGSSDAATTLVVLNRLWGLGLSKSELMQLGLQLGADVPVFVFGASAWAEGVGEDLQVITLPEQWVVVIKPDCHVNTKEIFSAEELTRDSKPITMSDFLAGESHNDCTQVVGKRYWPVKSAIEALSIYSEARLTGTGACVFAQFGSMEEAQKAYQALKRDWSVFLVKGLNQSPLYKKLENI, from the coding sequence ATGCTTAGAATTACCGGTCGCAGGCCGGACGGCTACCATTTATTGCAAACAGTGTTTCAAATGCTCGATTGGTGCGATTGGTTAACCTTTCATGCTGTCGATGATGGGCTGATTTCGCTACGCAATCCTATTCCAGGTGTGCCCGAGCAGGACGATTTGACGGTCCGGGCAGCGAATCTTTTGAAGCGTCATACAGGGTGCGAGTACGGCGTTTGTATCGAAATTGAAAAGAATCTGCCGATGGGTGGCGGGTTGGGTGGCGGGAGTTCCGATGCCGCTACCACTTTAGTGGTGTTGAACCGGTTGTGGGGCTTGGGTTTGTCGAAATCGGAATTGATGCAATTGGGCTTGCAACTGGGCGCCGACGTGCCTGTGTTTGTATTTGGTGCTTCGGCTTGGGCTGAAGGTGTTGGCGAGGATTTACAGGTGATTACCTTGCCGGAACAATGGGTTGTGGTTATTAAGCCGGATTGCCATGTAAATACCAAAGAAATTTTTTCGGCGGAGGAGTTGACAAGAGATAGCAAACCCATCACAATGAGCGACTTTCTTGCAGGGGAAAGTCATAACGATTGCACGCAAGTGGTTGGCAAACGTTATTGGCCGGTAAAAAGCGCTATTGAAGCCTTGTCGATATATTCCGAGGCGAGATTGACTGGAACCGGGGCGTGTGTGTTTGCGCAGTTCGGGTCGATGGAAGAGGCGCAAAAAGCGTATCAGGCGCTGAAACGGGATTGGTCGGTTTTTTTGGTAAAAGGCTTGAATCAGTCTCCGCTCTACAAGAAGTTGGAAAACATATAA
- a CDS encoding ribose-phosphate diphosphokinase → MRDASIMVFSGNANRALSEGIVRKLNMRLGMATVGRFSDGEIFVEIEENVRGRDVFVVQPTCSPTNENLMELLVMMDALRRASAARITAVMPYYGYARQDRRSRSARVPITARLVADMIGHAGADRALTVDLHADQIQGFFGIPVDNVYASPILLGDVWRQEYKNLIVVSPDVGGVVRARALAKRLGDADLAIIDKRRPRANVSEIMHIIGDVDGRTCVMVDDLVDTAGTLCHAASALKKNGATKVVAYCTHPVLSGSAAENVRNSVLDELVVTDTIPLTDELKAIGKIRQLSVAEMLAETIRRIAVGESVSSLYVD, encoded by the coding sequence ATGCGAGATGCTTCGATAATGGTATTTTCGGGTAATGCCAATAGGGCGTTGTCAGAAGGTATTGTGAGGAAGCTCAACATGCGCCTGGGAATGGCGACTGTTGGTCGCTTCAGTGACGGTGAGATATTTGTAGAAATTGAAGAAAATGTTCGGGGGCGGGATGTGTTTGTGGTGCAGCCCACTTGTTCTCCGACAAACGAGAATTTAATGGAGTTGTTGGTGATGATGGATGCTCTGAGAAGAGCTTCCGCCGCACGAATAACCGCAGTAATGCCTTATTACGGCTATGCTAGACAGGATAGGCGGTCAAGATCGGCGCGGGTGCCGATAACGGCGCGTCTGGTTGCCGATATGATTGGTCATGCCGGGGCCGATAGGGCGTTGACTGTTGATTTGCATGCCGATCAAATCCAGGGTTTTTTTGGGATCCCCGTGGACAACGTCTATGCCTCTCCCATATTGCTGGGGGATGTTTGGCGGCAAGAATACAAGAACCTAATCGTGGTATCGCCCGATGTTGGAGGGGTCGTCAGGGCTAGGGCGCTGGCGAAGCGATTGGGCGACGCGGATTTGGCGATAATCGATAAGCGCCGGCCAAGGGCAAATGTATCCGAAATCATGCATATCATCGGTGATGTCGATGGTAGAACCTGCGTCATGGTGGATGACTTGGTGGATACGGCGGGCACTTTATGTCATGCGGCGTCAGCGTTAAAGAAAAACGGTGCAACCAAGGTGGTTGCGTATTGCACGCATCCTGTTTTGTCGGGATCGGCTGCTGAAAATGTAAGAAATTCAGTCTTGGATGAATTGGTGGTTACCGATACGATTCCGTTGACGGATGAGTTAAAAGCAATAGGTAAAATCAGGCAGTTAAGCGTTGCGGAGATGCTGGCTGAAACAATACGGCGTATAGCGGTTGGCGAGTCTGTTAGCTCGCTTTATGTAGATTAG
- a CDS encoding 50S ribosomal protein L25/general stress protein Ctc — MANVFEFVAEARSTTGSSAAKVVRRQGKVPAVIYGGSGAPEMLVLDHNEVQKHLVHEAVYSHVLDIKVDGKTEKAVLKHIQRHPAKPQILHLDFMRVDASHKLKVHVPLHFINEAVSVGVKKGGVVNHSMVDVEVLCMPSALPEFIEVDMANVEVGSTLHLSDLVLPAGVEIPELHLGVEHDHPVVQITKPRASDESSEAAAG; from the coding sequence ATGGCTAACGTGTTTGAATTTGTTGCTGAAGCTCGCAGTACGACAGGTAGCAGTGCGGCGAAAGTGGTTCGTCGCCAAGGTAAGGTGCCGGCGGTAATTTATGGGGGCAGCGGTGCTCCGGAAATGCTGGTGCTTGATCATAACGAAGTGCAGAAACACTTGGTTCATGAGGCGGTTTATTCGCACGTGCTCGATATAAAGGTGGATGGAAAAACAGAAAAAGCGGTTTTGAAGCATATTCAGCGTCATCCCGCCAAGCCGCAAATTCTGCATTTGGATTTTATGCGAGTCGATGCCAGTCATAAATTGAAAGTGCATGTGCCATTGCATTTTATCAATGAGGCTGTTTCGGTTGGTGTTAAAAAGGGTGGTGTGGTAAATCACTCCATGGTGGATGTAGAGGTGTTGTGCATGCCGTCCGCATTGCCTGAATTTATTGAAGTCGACATGGCAAATGTTGAAGTTGGCTCAACTCTACATCTTTCAGATTTAGTGTTGCCGGCGGGTGTCGAGATTCCCGAGTTGCATTTAGGTGTGGAGCATGACCATCCTGTTGTGCAAATCACGAAGCCAAGAGCGTCGGATGAATCTTCGGAAGCTGCTGCTGGGTAA
- the pth gene encoding aminoacyl-tRNA hydrolase yields MIKLLVGLGNPGQQYEKTRHNAGFLFLDHLMDSKGGGWSVSQQFQGQVANISVAGMRLDMLKPMTFMNKSGLSVGKMLRYYKLKPEELLVVHDELELPEGVVKMKRDGGHAGHNGLRDIIAHIDTRDFFRLRIGIGRPAMGANVADYVLSKPSAQGFSLLDAAFSLLEGHIESLAAADISMINDRLAR; encoded by the coding sequence ATGATTAAGTTATTGGTGGGGCTCGGTAATCCGGGTCAGCAGTATGAAAAAACCCGGCATAATGCCGGGTTTCTTTTTTTGGATCATTTAATGGATTCGAAAGGAGGGGGCTGGTCGGTGAGTCAGCAGTTTCAAGGACAGGTAGCAAATATTTCAGTGGCTGGTATGAGGCTGGATATGTTGAAGCCAATGACTTTTATGAATAAAAGCGGCTTGTCGGTTGGTAAGATGCTTCGCTACTACAAGCTTAAGCCGGAAGAGTTGCTGGTTGTGCATGATGAGCTTGAATTGCCCGAAGGTGTGGTCAAAATGAAGCGTGATGGTGGTCACGCGGGGCATAATGGGTTAAGAGACATTATTGCTCATATCGATACGCGCGATTTTTTTCGTTTAAGGATCGGTATAGGTCGGCCGGCGATGGGTGCGAATGTTGCGGATTACGTATTGTCGAAGCCATCGGCTCAGGGCTTCAGCCTGCTGGATGCGGCTTTTAGCTTGCTTGAGGGTCATATAGAGTCGCTTGCCGCCGCCGATATTTCGATGATCAACGATCGTCTCGCTAGGTAA